GATACCCAGGTGAACGTGCCGACGCTCCCCGCCTACAGCCCGAGCGGGCCGGCGTTCATTCCGGGGGGCGACCGCCCGCCGGCCGAGCTGCGCCCGGGGCCCTGAGACCGCTCTCGTGCTCGACACGGTCGGCATGTCCGAGATCAACAAGATCTTCGAGGTGCTGGACGCTATCGGTGTGCACCGCGAGCACGTGGTGATCCCGCTGGCCACTGGCAAGGGCCGCGTGCGCCGCATGCCCTCCGGCAAGCTCGAGATCATCGTGGACGCCGAGACGCCCATCGACGAGTGGCTGAAGGGCCTGCCCGCGATGATCCAGGAGGCGCAAGCCCGGTGAGCCGCGCCGGGCTCCGCCGGGAGCTCGGCCTCGTTTCGCTGCTCGCCATTGTCTTCTTCAACGTCAGCGGCGGGCCCTACGGCATCGAGGATGCCATCTCCTCCTTCGGGCCCGGGTTCACGCTGGTTCTCCTGGTCCTCACGCCGCTGGTCTGGAGCCTCCCCGTCTCCCTCGCGATGGCCGAGCTCGCCGCCGCGCTCCCCGAAGAGGGCGGGTACGTCGCGTGGGTGCGCCGCGCCTTCGGCCCCTTCTGGGGTTTTCAGGTCGGCTGGTGGAGCTGGGTCAACTCCTTCGTGGACGTGGCGGTGTACCCCGCGCTCTTCGCCGACTACGCGAAGTACTGGTTCCCCGACATGTCGAGCGCCACCCGGTGGACGATCGCGCTCGTCTTCATCTGGGCGCTCACCGCGCTCAACGTGGCGGGCGTCCGCCTCACGGGCCGGACCGCGGTGGGGCTGAGCCTGGGCGCGCTCCTGCCCGTCGCGGTATTCACGCTGCTTGCCGCGCTCCACGCCGAGCACGCGCCCTGGAGACCCTTCGCCGCGGAAGGGGAGGGCCTTCTCACCGGCATCGGCCTCGGGCTCGCGGTGATGATGTGGAACTACTCCGGCTGGGACAATCCCAGCACCCTGCTCGGCGAGACCGAGCGCCCGCGCTCCGACTACCGGCGCGCCATGCTGACCGC
This window of the Candidatus Methylomirabilota bacterium genome carries:
- a CDS encoding APC family permease, which encodes MSRAGLRRELGLVSLLAIVFFNVSGGPYGIEDAISSFGPGFTLVLLVLTPLVWSLPVSLAMAELAAALPEEGGYVAWVRRAFGPFWGFQVGWWSWVNSFVDVAVYPALFADYAKYWFPDMSSATRWTIALVFIWALTALNVAGVRLTGRTAVGLSLGALLPVAVFTLLAALHAEHAPWRPFAAEGEGLLTGIGLGLAVMMWNYSGWDNPSTLLGETERPRSDYRRAMLTAVPLIALAYLLPVAAGLSVSPDWEKWDTGHFPQVAEAVGGWALGSFVTAGALFATAGLFLAGLLANSRLPYALASLGQLPAWLSSVSARTGTPWAAVVLSSLCYSAFAVFSFKELIVLNIWLYSIALLLELAAFVALRLREPDLPRPWRVGGGALGMWLVAAPPAALSLLAMATAGWQNTVAGVIAAFTGPAAYWVFRRGARAGARSTAPRA